A genomic window from Merismopedia glauca CCAP 1448/3 includes:
- the rnc gene encoding ribonuclease III: MRYIDPRRQKQLERLIQKLGLPETAPVKWHLLELALTHRTISVKENYEQLEFIGDSVVRLAASEFLWETYPDSTVGDFSAIRKVLVSDRILAQIADGYSLTRYLLISGSAAADKSGLQSRLADCFEAILGALYLSTNNLDLIRPWLDSHFLRLSTEIRQDPARLNYKDALQEWTQARYKLLPEYRVEENRHFHPGTTRFRAEVWLQGHKLGCGQGNSKKEAEQAAAKEAFLLAVSKTQKPASTNVKKVAEEVHSETTSGIAS, from the coding sequence ATGAGGTACATAGATCCACGCCGTCAAAAGCAGTTAGAAAGGTTGATTCAAAAACTAGGTTTACCAGAAACAGCACCAGTAAAATGGCATTTGTTAGAACTAGCGCTGACTCACCGCACCATTTCTGTAAAAGAAAACTACGAGCAATTAGAATTTATTGGTGACTCGGTAGTTAGGTTAGCAGCTTCAGAGTTTTTATGGGAAACTTACCCAGATAGTACTGTCGGAGATTTTTCAGCGATTCGGAAGGTATTGGTCAGCGATCGCATTTTGGCACAAATTGCTGATGGTTATAGTTTAACCAGATATCTGCTCATTTCTGGAAGTGCTGCTGCCGATAAATCAGGATTACAATCTCGTTTAGCTGATTGCTTTGAAGCTATTTTAGGTGCGCTGTATCTAAGTACTAATAATTTAGATTTAATTCGTCCTTGGTTAGATTCTCATTTTCTGAGATTATCTACAGAAATTCGGCAAGATCCGGCAAGGTTAAATTATAAAGATGCTCTCCAAGAATGGACTCAAGCACGCTACAAACTGTTACCGGAATATCGAGTCGAAGAAAACCGACATTTTCATCCTGGAACTACTAGATTTCGGGCTGAGGTTTGGTTACAAGGTCATAAATTGGGTTGCGGACAGGGAAATTCTAAAAAAGAAGCTGAACAAGCAGCAGCTAAAGAAGCTTTTTTACTAGCCGTTAGCAAAACTCAAAAACCAGCATCAACTAATGTGAAAAAAGTCGCCGAAGAGGTTCATTCAGAAACTACTTCAGGTATTGCTAGTTAG